A single genomic interval of Microbulbifer variabilis harbors:
- a CDS encoding MFS transporter — protein sequence MSAPPTHIDPFDKIKIGLVLLLAMALPMFILYATGVLSPYLIKALQVQESDLSYIVMVSFGLASILSLFAGNAVDYFGLRASYVLHFITIAISFFIISISDSLWTIIGAISIVGLSQALANPLTNKLIALRIPDSSKAMMVGMKQSGVQLSALLAGFTLPFIANNWGWRVSFLAVVPIAIVMAILSWKVSPNKPLVRKSSQQYIPNRKLALLMLTQGGIGAVLSAYITYIPSFAISLSLSPEQAGLLITLFGITGMSSRIIMTPIASSFDNQAMFIVGMIGFAILAIFITMKSNIEASWPIYIGVIGIGLSIVATNAIAMGMVVKDSRFGPIAYASGMISAAFFAGIAVGSSIFGMIISFFESFSSGWIFTILILLISGSSCLILANQHSLTQQEAV from the coding sequence ATGAGTGCCCCTCCAACTCATATAGATCCGTTCGATAAAATAAAAATTGGACTGGTTCTTTTACTTGCAATGGCATTACCAATGTTCATTCTTTATGCAACTGGTGTGCTGAGCCCATATTTAATTAAAGCACTACAAGTACAAGAGAGTGACCTGAGCTATATTGTGATGGTTTCTTTTGGGTTAGCATCAATTTTATCCCTATTTGCGGGAAATGCTGTCGACTATTTTGGTCTTAGGGCATCATATGTTCTTCACTTCATAACAATTGCAATATCTTTTTTTATAATTAGTATCTCGGATAGCTTATGGACAATCATTGGCGCAATTTCTATAGTTGGTCTTTCTCAAGCCTTAGCCAATCCCTTAACTAATAAGTTAATTGCACTAAGAATCCCAGACTCTAGTAAGGCCATGATGGTCGGTATGAAGCAATCTGGAGTGCAGTTATCAGCATTACTTGCCGGTTTCACTCTGCCTTTTATAGCAAATAATTGGGGTTGGAGAGTATCCTTCTTGGCTGTAGTACCTATAGCAATAGTAATGGCAATACTAAGTTGGAAAGTATCTCCAAATAAGCCTCTAGTAAGGAAATCCTCTCAACAATACATTCCAAATAGAAAGCTTGCGCTATTAATGTTAACCCAAGGAGGAATTGGAGCAGTTCTTTCTGCATACATCACTTATATACCAAGCTTTGCAATCAGTTTATCCCTAAGCCCAGAGCAAGCAGGGCTTCTTATTACATTATTTGGTATTACAGGAATGTCCTCTCGAATTATAATGACACCTATAGCCTCATCATTTGATAATCAAGCAATGTTTATCGTAGGGATGATTGGATTCGCTATTCTAGCCATATTTATCACAATGAAATCAAATATTGAGGCCTCTTGGCCAATTTATATTGGAGTCATTGGAATTGGATTAAGTATTGTGGCAACTAATGCAATAGCTATGGGGATGGTTGTAAAGGATTCAAGATTTGGCCCTATTGCCTATGCATCTGGAATGATATCTGCTGCTTTTTTTGCTGGTATAGCCGTCGGATCATCTATTTTTGGAATGATCATTTCATTCTTTGAATCTTTTTCAAGTGGATGGATATTTACTATTTTAATCCTGTTGATAAGTGGGAGTTCTTGCCTGATTCTTGCAAACCAACATTCTCTCACTCAACAAGAAGCTGTTTAA